A single window of Vibrio sp. SCSIO 43137 DNA harbors:
- the tyrA gene encoding bifunctional chorismate mutase/prephenate dehydrogenase: MAVELNELRDQIDAVDKQMIDLLAQRLSLVEKVGEVKSEHGLPIYAPDREAAMLASRRDEAENRGVPPQLIEDILRRTMRESYASENDSGFKCLKPELRPIVIVGGHGQLGGLFARMFQLSGYQVRILGSRDWERADELLNDAGLVVVTVPIHLTEGVIDKLSSLPEDCILCDLTSVKSKPLERMLQVHSGPVVGLHPMFGPDVPSLAKQVIVYSDGRGSEAYQWLLDQFVIWGASLSAIDAKEHDHGMTLIQALRHFTSYAYGLHLSRENPDIDKLLQLSSPIYRLELAMVGRLFAQDPNLYGDIILSSEQNIAMIKRFHHCFGEAIKVLEGHDKQAFVESFNVVSEWFGDYSQQFMTESQNLLKQANDAIHRG; this comes from the coding sequence ATGGCTGTGGAATTAAATGAACTGCGGGATCAGATTGATGCTGTAGATAAACAGATGATAGACCTGCTGGCACAGCGTCTGTCATTAGTAGAAAAAGTGGGTGAAGTAAAAAGCGAGCATGGTCTGCCTATTTATGCTCCGGATCGTGAGGCTGCTATGCTGGCCTCGCGCAGAGATGAGGCTGAAAACCGCGGCGTGCCGCCTCAACTTATTGAGGATATTCTGCGCCGCACTATGAGGGAATCTTACGCCAGTGAAAATGATTCCGGATTTAAGTGCCTTAAGCCAGAGCTTCGCCCAATTGTTATTGTCGGCGGCCACGGTCAGCTAGGTGGTCTGTTTGCCAGAATGTTTCAACTGTCAGGCTATCAGGTACGCATTTTAGGAAGCAGAGACTGGGAACGGGCTGATGAGCTGCTAAACGATGCGGGTCTGGTGGTAGTAACAGTGCCTATTCACCTTACGGAAGGTGTGATTGATAAACTATCATCACTTCCGGAAGACTGTATTTTATGCGATCTCACCTCAGTTAAATCTAAGCCGCTGGAGCGTATGCTTCAGGTACATAGTGGCCCTGTGGTTGGTCTGCATCCTATGTTTGGTCCCGATGTTCCCAGCCTGGCTAAGCAGGTAATTGTTTACAGTGACGGTCGCGGAAGTGAAGCGTATCAGTGGTTGTTGGATCAGTTTGTTATCTGGGGTGCAAGCCTGAGTGCTATTGATGCAAAAGAGCATGATCACGGCATGACACTAATTCAGGCGCTGCGACACTTTACCTCATACGCTTATGGTCTTCACCTGAGCAGAGAGAATCCGGATATCGACAAGTTGCTACAACTGAGTTCACCAATTTACCGCCTTGAGCTGGCCATGGTAGGACGACTGTTTGCTCAGGATCCGAATCTCTATGGTGATATCATCCTGTCGTCAGAGCAGAATATTGCCATGATAAAGCGCTTCCACCACTGTTTCGGCGAAGCTATCAAGGTACTAGAAGGCCATGATAAACAAGCGTTTGTCGAGAGCTTTAATGTGGTCAGTGAATGGTTTGGCGATTACTCGCAGCAGTTTATGACTGAGAGTCAGAACCTATTAAAACAGGCTAATGACGCTATTCATCGTGGCTGA